One window from the genome of Salvelinus fontinalis isolate EN_2023a chromosome 3, ASM2944872v1, whole genome shotgun sequence encodes:
- the LOC129847125 gene encoding la-related protein 4-like isoform X3, translating into MTPNSADVTEGYSEVPPTGAKGYGTGYSDPSSDSSAPAPTEGVVNGMDPPELGYPLYDHVTGSAVEEKQPLSEVSMRESLKKQLEFCFSRENLSKDLYLMSQMDSDQFVPIWTIASMEGVKVLTTDMDLILEVLRASPMVQVDESGKKVRPNHKRCIIILREVPETTPVEEVETLFKNENCPEVLSVEFAANNNWYITFRSDTDAQQAHRYLREEVKIFQGKPIMARIKAINTFFAKNGYRSVLDSSVYSQQGQSQSQYTSTHLYMQQVFSPQQQYPLYPLVPPTWNPSPAPYFETPLAPFPNSGFVNGFSTPGNYKTGTSPLGLGRSPFNSNRVPLYSRKNVINAFRNHVKSQPQPCDETLPSSVTPVPLLVDGLSGPSSPQPPRMTGAPLVSTPEPGPALTSYCLRDTLPLASEGSSNGDLGIAGRSRRGSYRGMRRRREDERLMRPIPLSEVKVPQPKFDLATSNFPPLPGCAVSMQGEEPVLETRMSDVVWGVKVVTSDKPEVNKESVAPPVSTQEETVSVPSPVMPALKPPTPLVVEPPVPSVAHPVEKPEPHALREAARTPTPPSSLPTPSQPAAATKPTPILTSSQSISTTTPVPAAPSTAPEPRKLSYAEMCKRPATQLLAPSTPPNSPIASASQPLQERRVNKADEPAASSSSNGDRPEKLEGSGEGLPLRDPLGTYRSGNGPARSGGMGLKYRDQQRGASMRRRISPHGWARRSGKEQNIPPRSPK; encoded by the exons ATGACCCCTAACTCTGCTGATGTCACTGAGG gTTACTCAGAGGTCCCTCCTACTGGGGCTAAGGGGTATGGCACGGGGTACTCAGACCCCTCCTCGGACAGCAGTGCCCCTGCACCCACAGAGGGTGTAGTGAACGGCATGGACCCCCCTGAGCTGGGGTACCCCCTCTATGACCATGTGACTGGGTCAGCAG TGGAAGAAAAGCAGCCCCTCTCAGAGGTGAGCATGAGAGAGTCTCTGAAGAAGCAGCTGGAGTTCTGCTTCTCCAG AGAGAATCTGTCCAAGGACTTGTACCTGATGTCCCAGATGGACAGTGACCAGTTTGTCCCCATCTGGACCATCGCCAGCATGGAGGGCGTCAAGGTCCTTACCACTGACATGGACCTGATTCTGGAGGTGCTACGAG CCTCGCCCATGGTACAAGTTGACGAGAGTGGGAAAAAGGTTCGGCCCAACCACAAGCGCTGCATCATCATTCTGAGGGAGGTGCCCGAGACAACACCGGTGGAG GAAGTGGAGACCCTCTTTAAGAATGAAAACTGCCCCGAAGTGCTTAGTGTTGAATTTGCTGCCAACAACAACTGGTACATCACGTTCCGGTCGGACACTGATGCACAGCAG GCCCACAGATATCTAAGGGAAGAAGTGAAAATATTTCAGGGAAAACCCATCATG GCTCGTATCAAGGCCATCAACACATTCTTCGCAAAGAATGGCTACCGTAGCGTACTGGACTCCAGTGTGTACAGCCAGCAGGGCCAGTCTCAGTCCCAgtacacctctacacacctctacatgCAGCAAGTGTTCAGCCCCCAGCAGCAGTACCCTCTCTACCCCCTGGTGCCCCCCACCTGGAACCCATCGCCTGCCCCTTACTTCGAGACCCCACTG GCCCCGTTCCCCAACAGTGGCTTTGTGAATGGCTTCAGCACCCCTGGGAACTACAAGACTGGCACCAGTCCCCTGGGCCTCGGACGATCGCCCTTCAACAGCAACCG TGTCCCCCTCTATTCCAGAAAGAATGTTATCAATGCCTTCAG GAACCATGTGAAGAGCCAGCCCCAGCCATGTGACGAAACCCTACCTTCATCTGTGACCCCCGTACCACTCCTGGTGGATGGCCTGTCTGGCCCCTCCAGCCCTCAGCCACCCCGCATGACTGGGGCTCCCCTGGTTAGCACCCCTGAACCTGGCCCTGCTCTCACCTCTTACTGCCTCAGGGACACCCTCCCACTGGCTTCAGAAGGGAGTTCTAACGGTGACCTGGGCATTGCTGGCAGAAGCAG GAGAGGCAGCTACCGAGGGATGCGCAGAAGGAGAGAGGACGAGCGGCTCATG AGGCCCATCCCTCTGAGCGAGGTTAAGGTTCCGCAGCCCAAGTTTGACTTGGCAACCTCCAACTTCCCTCCGTTGCCTGGGTGTGCGGTCAGCATGCAGGGAGAAGAGCCCGTGCTGGAGACGCGTATGTCTGACGTGGTGTGGGGTGTTAAGGTGGTGACCAGTGATAAA CCTGAGGTGAATAAGGAGTCTGTGGCCCCTCCTGTTAGTACCCAGGAGGAAACTGTGAGCGTGCCCAGTCCTGTCATGCCAGCCCTCAAACCCCCCACCCCTCTAGTTGTGGAGCCCCCTGTTCCAAG TGTTGCTCACCCGGTGGAGAAGCCTGAGCCTCATGCCCTAAGGGAGGCTGCTAGAACCCCCACGCCACCCTCTTCTTTGCCAACCCCATCACAGCCCGCTGCTGCTACCAAACCCACCCCTATCCTCACCAGCAGTCAGTCCATCTCCACGACAACACCAGTCCCCGCTGCCCCTTCTACCGCACCA GAGCCAAGGAAGCTGAGCTATGCTGAGATGTGCAAGCGGCCAGCCACCCAGCTCCTGGCCCCCAGCACCCCCCCCAACTCTCCCATCGCCTCTGCCAGCCAACCCCTGCAGGAGCGTCGGGTTAACAAGGCCGACGAGCCTGCCGCCTCCAGCAGCAGCAATGGCGATAGGCCAGAGAAACTTGAGGGGTCTGGAGAAGGCCTTCCCCTTCGTGACCCCCTGGGCACATACCGTTCTGGTAACGGCCCTGCCCGATCCGGAGGGATGGGCCTAAAGTACCGGGATCAGCAGCGGGGTGCCTCTATGAGACGACGGATCTCCCCCCACGGCTGGGCTAGACGGAGTGGGAAGGAACAGAACATTCCACCCCGGTCGCCGAAGTAG
- the LOC129847125 gene encoding la-related protein 4-like isoform X1, whose translation MSSEQCLALQQKEVKSGSDEREQGEIISKDQGGMVTTKGAGLNPNAKVWQEISAPQSQVPDEGLEGPYLLQMTPNSADVTEGYSEVPPTGAKGYGTGYSDPSSDSSAPAPTEGVVNGMDPPELGYPLYDHVTGSAVEEKQPLSEVSMRESLKKQLEFCFSRENLSKDLYLMSQMDSDQFVPIWTIASMEGVKVLTTDMDLILEVLRASPMVQVDESGKKVRPNHKRCIIILREVPETTPVEEVETLFKNENCPEVLSVEFAANNNWYITFRSDTDAQQAHRYLREEVKIFQGKPIMARIKAINTFFAKNGYRSVLDSSVYSQQGQSQSQYTSTHLYMQQVFSPQQQYPLYPLVPPTWNPSPAPYFETPLAPFPNSGFVNGFSTPGNYKTGTSPLGLGRSPFNSNRVPLYSRKNVINAFRNHVKSQPQPCDETLPSSVTPVPLLVDGLSGPSSPQPPRMTGAPLVSTPEPGPALTSYCLRDTLPLASEGSSNGDLGIAGRSRRGSYRGMRRRREDERLMRPIPLSEVKVPQPKFDLATSNFPPLPGCAVSMQGEEPVLETRMSDVVWGVKVVTSDKPEVNKESVAPPVSTQEETVSVPSPVMPALKPPTPLVVEPPVPSVAHPVEKPEPHALREAARTPTPPSSLPTPSQPAAATKPTPILTSSQSISTTTPVPAAPSTAPEPRKLSYAEMCKRPATQLLAPSTPPNSPIASASQPLQERRVNKADEPAASSSSNGDRPEKLEGSGEGLPLRDPLGTYRSGNGPARSGGMGLKYRDQQRGASMRRRISPHGWARRSGKEQNIPPRSPK comes from the exons GTAACCACAAAGGGAGCAGGCCTGAACCCCAATGCCAAAGTCTGGCAGGAGATCTCTGCGCCCCAGAGCCAAGTCCCAGATGAGGGCCTAGAGGGCCCCTACTTGCTCCAGATGACCCCTAACTCTGCTGATGTCACTGAGG gTTACTCAGAGGTCCCTCCTACTGGGGCTAAGGGGTATGGCACGGGGTACTCAGACCCCTCCTCGGACAGCAGTGCCCCTGCACCCACAGAGGGTGTAGTGAACGGCATGGACCCCCCTGAGCTGGGGTACCCCCTCTATGACCATGTGACTGGGTCAGCAG TGGAAGAAAAGCAGCCCCTCTCAGAGGTGAGCATGAGAGAGTCTCTGAAGAAGCAGCTGGAGTTCTGCTTCTCCAG AGAGAATCTGTCCAAGGACTTGTACCTGATGTCCCAGATGGACAGTGACCAGTTTGTCCCCATCTGGACCATCGCCAGCATGGAGGGCGTCAAGGTCCTTACCACTGACATGGACCTGATTCTGGAGGTGCTACGAG CCTCGCCCATGGTACAAGTTGACGAGAGTGGGAAAAAGGTTCGGCCCAACCACAAGCGCTGCATCATCATTCTGAGGGAGGTGCCCGAGACAACACCGGTGGAG GAAGTGGAGACCCTCTTTAAGAATGAAAACTGCCCCGAAGTGCTTAGTGTTGAATTTGCTGCCAACAACAACTGGTACATCACGTTCCGGTCGGACACTGATGCACAGCAG GCCCACAGATATCTAAGGGAAGAAGTGAAAATATTTCAGGGAAAACCCATCATG GCTCGTATCAAGGCCATCAACACATTCTTCGCAAAGAATGGCTACCGTAGCGTACTGGACTCCAGTGTGTACAGCCAGCAGGGCCAGTCTCAGTCCCAgtacacctctacacacctctacatgCAGCAAGTGTTCAGCCCCCAGCAGCAGTACCCTCTCTACCCCCTGGTGCCCCCCACCTGGAACCCATCGCCTGCCCCTTACTTCGAGACCCCACTG GCCCCGTTCCCCAACAGTGGCTTTGTGAATGGCTTCAGCACCCCTGGGAACTACAAGACTGGCACCAGTCCCCTGGGCCTCGGACGATCGCCCTTCAACAGCAACCG TGTCCCCCTCTATTCCAGAAAGAATGTTATCAATGCCTTCAG GAACCATGTGAAGAGCCAGCCCCAGCCATGTGACGAAACCCTACCTTCATCTGTGACCCCCGTACCACTCCTGGTGGATGGCCTGTCTGGCCCCTCCAGCCCTCAGCCACCCCGCATGACTGGGGCTCCCCTGGTTAGCACCCCTGAACCTGGCCCTGCTCTCACCTCTTACTGCCTCAGGGACACCCTCCCACTGGCTTCAGAAGGGAGTTCTAACGGTGACCTGGGCATTGCTGGCAGAAGCAG GAGAGGCAGCTACCGAGGGATGCGCAGAAGGAGAGAGGACGAGCGGCTCATG AGGCCCATCCCTCTGAGCGAGGTTAAGGTTCCGCAGCCCAAGTTTGACTTGGCAACCTCCAACTTCCCTCCGTTGCCTGGGTGTGCGGTCAGCATGCAGGGAGAAGAGCCCGTGCTGGAGACGCGTATGTCTGACGTGGTGTGGGGTGTTAAGGTGGTGACCAGTGATAAA CCTGAGGTGAATAAGGAGTCTGTGGCCCCTCCTGTTAGTACCCAGGAGGAAACTGTGAGCGTGCCCAGTCCTGTCATGCCAGCCCTCAAACCCCCCACCCCTCTAGTTGTGGAGCCCCCTGTTCCAAG TGTTGCTCACCCGGTGGAGAAGCCTGAGCCTCATGCCCTAAGGGAGGCTGCTAGAACCCCCACGCCACCCTCTTCTTTGCCAACCCCATCACAGCCCGCTGCTGCTACCAAACCCACCCCTATCCTCACCAGCAGTCAGTCCATCTCCACGACAACACCAGTCCCCGCTGCCCCTTCTACCGCACCA GAGCCAAGGAAGCTGAGCTATGCTGAGATGTGCAAGCGGCCAGCCACCCAGCTCCTGGCCCCCAGCACCCCCCCCAACTCTCCCATCGCCTCTGCCAGCCAACCCCTGCAGGAGCGTCGGGTTAACAAGGCCGACGAGCCTGCCGCCTCCAGCAGCAGCAATGGCGATAGGCCAGAGAAACTTGAGGGGTCTGGAGAAGGCCTTCCCCTTCGTGACCCCCTGGGCACATACCGTTCTGGTAACGGCCCTGCCCGATCCGGAGGGATGGGCCTAAAGTACCGGGATCAGCAGCGGGGTGCCTCTATGAGACGACGGATCTCCCCCCACGGCTGGGCTAGACGGAGTGGGAAGGAACAGAACATTCCACCCCGGTCGCCGAAGTAG
- the LOC129847125 gene encoding la-related protein 4-like isoform X2 — translation MSSEQCLALQQKEVKSGSDEREQGEIISKDQGGMVTTKGAGLNPNAKVWQEISAPQSQVPDEGLEGPYLLQMTPNSADVTEGYSEVPPTGAKGYGTGYSDPSSDSSAPAPTEGVVNGMDPPELGYPLYDHVTGSAVEEKQPLSEVSMRESLKKQLEFCFSRENLSKDLYLMSQMDSDQFVPIWTIASMEGVKVLTTDMDLILEVLRASPMVQVDESGKKVRPNHKRCIIILREVPETTPVEEVETLFKNENCPEVLSVEFAANNNWYITFRSDTDAQQAHRYLREEVKIFQGKPIMARIKAINTFFAKNGYRSVLDSSVYSQQGQSQSQYTSTHLYMQQVFSPQQQYPLYPLVPPTWNPSPAPYFETPLAPFPNSGFVNGFSTPGNYKTGTSPLGLGRSPFNSNRNHVKSQPQPCDETLPSSVTPVPLLVDGLSGPSSPQPPRMTGAPLVSTPEPGPALTSYCLRDTLPLASEGSSNGDLGIAGRSRRGSYRGMRRRREDERLMRPIPLSEVKVPQPKFDLATSNFPPLPGCAVSMQGEEPVLETRMSDVVWGVKVVTSDKPEVNKESVAPPVSTQEETVSVPSPVMPALKPPTPLVVEPPVPSVAHPVEKPEPHALREAARTPTPPSSLPTPSQPAAATKPTPILTSSQSISTTTPVPAAPSTAPEPRKLSYAEMCKRPATQLLAPSTPPNSPIASASQPLQERRVNKADEPAASSSSNGDRPEKLEGSGEGLPLRDPLGTYRSGNGPARSGGMGLKYRDQQRGASMRRRISPHGWARRSGKEQNIPPRSPK, via the exons GTAACCACAAAGGGAGCAGGCCTGAACCCCAATGCCAAAGTCTGGCAGGAGATCTCTGCGCCCCAGAGCCAAGTCCCAGATGAGGGCCTAGAGGGCCCCTACTTGCTCCAGATGACCCCTAACTCTGCTGATGTCACTGAGG gTTACTCAGAGGTCCCTCCTACTGGGGCTAAGGGGTATGGCACGGGGTACTCAGACCCCTCCTCGGACAGCAGTGCCCCTGCACCCACAGAGGGTGTAGTGAACGGCATGGACCCCCCTGAGCTGGGGTACCCCCTCTATGACCATGTGACTGGGTCAGCAG TGGAAGAAAAGCAGCCCCTCTCAGAGGTGAGCATGAGAGAGTCTCTGAAGAAGCAGCTGGAGTTCTGCTTCTCCAG AGAGAATCTGTCCAAGGACTTGTACCTGATGTCCCAGATGGACAGTGACCAGTTTGTCCCCATCTGGACCATCGCCAGCATGGAGGGCGTCAAGGTCCTTACCACTGACATGGACCTGATTCTGGAGGTGCTACGAG CCTCGCCCATGGTACAAGTTGACGAGAGTGGGAAAAAGGTTCGGCCCAACCACAAGCGCTGCATCATCATTCTGAGGGAGGTGCCCGAGACAACACCGGTGGAG GAAGTGGAGACCCTCTTTAAGAATGAAAACTGCCCCGAAGTGCTTAGTGTTGAATTTGCTGCCAACAACAACTGGTACATCACGTTCCGGTCGGACACTGATGCACAGCAG GCCCACAGATATCTAAGGGAAGAAGTGAAAATATTTCAGGGAAAACCCATCATG GCTCGTATCAAGGCCATCAACACATTCTTCGCAAAGAATGGCTACCGTAGCGTACTGGACTCCAGTGTGTACAGCCAGCAGGGCCAGTCTCAGTCCCAgtacacctctacacacctctacatgCAGCAAGTGTTCAGCCCCCAGCAGCAGTACCCTCTCTACCCCCTGGTGCCCCCCACCTGGAACCCATCGCCTGCCCCTTACTTCGAGACCCCACTG GCCCCGTTCCCCAACAGTGGCTTTGTGAATGGCTTCAGCACCCCTGGGAACTACAAGACTGGCACCAGTCCCCTGGGCCTCGGACGATCGCCCTTCAACAGCAACCG GAACCATGTGAAGAGCCAGCCCCAGCCATGTGACGAAACCCTACCTTCATCTGTGACCCCCGTACCACTCCTGGTGGATGGCCTGTCTGGCCCCTCCAGCCCTCAGCCACCCCGCATGACTGGGGCTCCCCTGGTTAGCACCCCTGAACCTGGCCCTGCTCTCACCTCTTACTGCCTCAGGGACACCCTCCCACTGGCTTCAGAAGGGAGTTCTAACGGTGACCTGGGCATTGCTGGCAGAAGCAG GAGAGGCAGCTACCGAGGGATGCGCAGAAGGAGAGAGGACGAGCGGCTCATG AGGCCCATCCCTCTGAGCGAGGTTAAGGTTCCGCAGCCCAAGTTTGACTTGGCAACCTCCAACTTCCCTCCGTTGCCTGGGTGTGCGGTCAGCATGCAGGGAGAAGAGCCCGTGCTGGAGACGCGTATGTCTGACGTGGTGTGGGGTGTTAAGGTGGTGACCAGTGATAAA CCTGAGGTGAATAAGGAGTCTGTGGCCCCTCCTGTTAGTACCCAGGAGGAAACTGTGAGCGTGCCCAGTCCTGTCATGCCAGCCCTCAAACCCCCCACCCCTCTAGTTGTGGAGCCCCCTGTTCCAAG TGTTGCTCACCCGGTGGAGAAGCCTGAGCCTCATGCCCTAAGGGAGGCTGCTAGAACCCCCACGCCACCCTCTTCTTTGCCAACCCCATCACAGCCCGCTGCTGCTACCAAACCCACCCCTATCCTCACCAGCAGTCAGTCCATCTCCACGACAACACCAGTCCCCGCTGCCCCTTCTACCGCACCA GAGCCAAGGAAGCTGAGCTATGCTGAGATGTGCAAGCGGCCAGCCACCCAGCTCCTGGCCCCCAGCACCCCCCCCAACTCTCCCATCGCCTCTGCCAGCCAACCCCTGCAGGAGCGTCGGGTTAACAAGGCCGACGAGCCTGCCGCCTCCAGCAGCAGCAATGGCGATAGGCCAGAGAAACTTGAGGGGTCTGGAGAAGGCCTTCCCCTTCGTGACCCCCTGGGCACATACCGTTCTGGTAACGGCCCTGCCCGATCCGGAGGGATGGGCCTAAAGTACCGGGATCAGCAGCGGGGTGCCTCTATGAGACGACGGATCTCCCCCCACGGCTGGGCTAGACGGAGTGGGAAGGAACAGAACATTCCACCCCGGTCGCCGAAGTAG